CGTGGTGGACTGCTGCATCAGCGCCGACGCGTCCCGCGCCCAGTGGGAGGCCATTTTTGCCACCCAACTCGGCGGCTTGCCCATCCTGCGCGTCATCGTGACCCACATGCATCCTGACCACATCGGCCTGGCTGCCTGGCTATGTGCGCGATGGAATGCTCCCCTGTGGATTAGCGCCACCGACTACTTTGTGGCCGAGCACAACATCGCCCACTCCAGCGGCAACGGCGGGCCGGGCGCTGCCGAGTTCTTCCAGAAACACGGCCTGAGCGACCCGCAAGCGGTCGATAAAATCCGCGCCCGCACCGGCTATTTTTCGGCCATGGTGCCCAGCCTGCCGCCTAGCTTTGTGCGCATGCAAGACGGCCAGACGTTGCGCATCGGCGGGCGCGACTGGCGCTGCATCAGCGGCTATGGCCACGCGCCGGAGCACATTGCGCTGTACTGTGCGCAGACCCGGGTGCTTATCGGCGGTGACATGATGCTGCCGCGCATCTCCACCAATGTGAGCGTGTTCGATGTAGAGCCCGAAAGCAACCCGCTGCAGCAGTTTCTGGACTCGATCGACAAGTTCACGCCCCTGCACGCCGACACCCTCACCCTGCCCGCCCACGGCAAGCCCTTCCAGGGTCTGCACACCCGCATCCAGCAGTTGCACGACCACCACCGCGACCACCTGGCCCGCGTGATGGCTTTCGCCCAACAGCAACCGTGCAGCGCAGCCGACATCCTGCCCGTGCTGTTTACCCGCGTGCTCGACCTGCACCAGACCACCTTCGCCATGGGCGAGGCGGTGGCGCATTTGCACAAATTGTGGGTCGATGGCTACCTGCAGCGCGTGCGCGGAGCAGATGGCGTGTACCGGTTTGGCCCGACCGCGCTGGCCTATCCCGACAGCGCGCTGCTGGAGCCCAGCGAGGCCGTACCCGTCAGCGCATAAACACGGTTTTACAGCTCATCCCATCTGGGAACCACCACGCTGCGCAACTCGGCACGCAGCGGCGCATAGCCGGGCACGATAGAAGCCACCGTGGCCCAGAACTGGGCGCTGTGGTCCATAAAGCGCAGATGGCTCAGCTCGTGCACCACCACGTAGTCCACCACGGCCATGCGGTGGTGCAGCAGCCGCCAATTCAGCCGGATCGACCCGAGGGTGCTGGCGCTGCCCCAGCGCGTGGTGGCGTTGGACAAGGCCAGGCGCTTCCACTGCACGCCCAGTAGCGGCGCAAAGTGGTTCAGGCGCTCCACGAACAGGGCCCGCGCCTGCAGCAGCAGCCACTTGTGCACGGCAGCGCGGATCTGCGCGGGCGCGGCATCCAGCGGCAAGCCCAGGCGCAATGTGTTGTCGATCACCAGCGCCCCCTTGTGCGCGCGGTGCAGTGCGGGCTCCAGCACCAGCGTCAGCGGCTGGCCCAGGTAGGGAAACGCCGAGCCGTTTTGCCAGGCCACCCGCGTGGCCTGTTGCTGCGCTTGGCGCTCCTGCGACTGGCCGAGCTTTTGCACGATCCAGCCGCCCTTGCTGCGCACCGCCGCGTCCACCTCCGCCAGCGGCACCCATTTCGGGGCGCTGACCACCAGACCTTGCGCACCCACCACAAAGCCGATGCTGCGGCGCTTGCTGCGTTTGAACGCGTAAGCCACCAAGGCACCCGGCAATTGGGCTTCGCGGTTGGCGGCGGGATGCCGAAATTGGGTTGGTTCAGATACCGTGCCCCACACCATGGCAGGAAGCACGGGCCCATGCGCATCCATTTCGGGTGCGACCAGCGCGATATCGGTGGGCGCCACTGCAGGGTCTCTTGTGGGACGTGGGCGTCCTTTAGAAACAAGTGGTGCGGCAGGAGCCTTGGGTTCGAGACCCAAAAGATCCCGAGTGAACTTCAAGAGGCTGGACATAGGCGGAAAGTTTAGCGTGGTGTCGCCTGCAGCCCCCATTTACCATACCAACAACCCCAGCGGCCATCCGCAAAACGCCGACAACGCGCGCCACATCAGCGCTGCGAGCAGCGAGAGGTTAGCGGTACGCCTCGGGGTCCAGGCGGCGCATTTCGGCTTCGATCCAGGCCTGCACCTCGGCCATCAGCTCGTCCGGGCGGCGGCCCACGCTGGGGATGGGCTTGCCGATGGAGATGTCCACAATGCCCGGCGTCTTGATGAAGGCCTTGCGCGGCCAGCATTTGGCCGAGGTGACGGCGATCGGGATCACCGGTACGCCGCACTGGATGGCCAGGCGGGTCCCGCCGGTCTTGTATTCGCCGACCTGGCCACGGTCGATGCGGGTGCCCTCGGGGAACATGATGATCCAGGTGCCCTGCCCCACCAGCCGCTTGCCCGAAGCCACCAACTTCTTGAACGCCTGCGTGCCCTGGCTGCGGTCGATGTGGATCATGTCCATGCAGGCCATGGCCCAGCCGAAAAACGGCACGTACAGCAGCTCTTTCTTGAACACGTAGGCCAGCGGGCGCGGCATGATGGCGGGCATCAGCAGCGCCTCCCAGGTGGACTGGTGCTTGACCAGCAGCACGGCCGAATCCAGCGCGCCGGTGGGCAGGTTTTCCATGCCGGTGATGCGGTTCTGGATGCCCAGTATCACAGTGCCGCTGTCTACCGCCAGCTTCAGCCAGCGCGCACACGCCCAGTACACCGCCGTGGGTCCGGCAAACAGCCGGATCACAAACACGGCCGAGGCCCAGGGGATGACGGTGACCGCCAAAAACAGCATGTGCAAAACAGAGCGGATGAAAGGCATTTTTTAGTCTTTTTGGCAGCTAACGCTTATTCCATAAGCACGAGCAGCTATAAATTAAGGAGTATCAGACCGCCGGCGTTTTGGCCGCCAGCTCGCGGTGGATCAGAAAGGTGGCAAACGCCAGCAGGTCCTGGTGGATCCAGGTGCCCACCGGAAACTCCGGCGGCAACACACCCGGTCCGCGAAACCGTGCGGCCTTGCCGGTCAGCACCACGTGCGGTTCGCAGCCCACCGCCACCCCGGCCTGCAGGTCGCGCAGGCTGTCGCCCACCGTGGGCACGCCGTGCAGGTCGATGCCAAAGCGCTCGCCGATCTGCTCGAACAGCCCTGGCGCGGGTTTGCGGCAGTGGCAACCGTCGTCGGGTGCGTGCGGGCAAAAGAACACCGCGTCGATCTTGCCGCCCGCCGCCGCCAACAGTTTGAACATCTTGGCATGCATGGCATTGAGCGCCGCCATGTCAAACAGGCCCCGCCCCAAGCCTGACTGGTTAGTCGCCACCACCACATGCCAGCCCGCATGGTTGAGCTTGGCAATCGCCTCCAGCGCGCCGGGCAGCGGCAGCCATTCTTCGGGCGACTTGACGAACTCGTCGCTATCCACATTGATGGTGCCGTCGCGGTCGAGGATGGCGAGTTTCATGCGGTGTTTCCTAGGAAGCTAACTTGGACAAGTCCGCCACGCGGTTCATGGCGTTGTGCAGGCTTTGCAGCAGGCCCAGGCGGTTCAGGCGCACGTCGATGGCCTCGGCGTTGACCATCACGCCGTCAAAGAAGGCATCCACCGGCGCACGCAGGGCGGCCAGCGACTGCAGGCTGGCGGTGTAGTCACCCGCTTCGAACTGGGCCTGGGCGGCAGGGGTGACCTGCTGCATGGCGGCGAACAAGGCAATCTCGGCAGGCTCCTGCAGCAACACCGTGCTGACATGGGGGTCCACCGTATCGGCCTTCTTCAGGATGTTGCCGATGCGTTTGTTGGCGGCGGCCAGCGCGGCGGCTTCTGGCAGGGCGGCAAAGGCGCGCACGGCGGCCAGGCGTTTGGGGATGTCGGCCAGACGCTGCGGGCGCAGGGCCAGCACGGCATCGACTTCCTGGGGGCTGTAGCCTTCTTCGCGCAGGCTGCCGCCCAGGCGCTCAAACATGAAGGTCAACAAGGCCTGCACCGAAGCTTCGCGTGGCGCCGTGCATTTGTCGCCCAGTACGGCGAACGCGGCTTCCACCAGCGCGGTCACGTCCAGCGGCAGGTTTTGCTCGGTCAGCATGCGGATGACGCCCAGCGCGTGGCGGCGCAGCGCAAACGGGTCCTTGTCGCCGGTGGGCAGGTTGCCGATGCCGAACATGCCGACCAGGGTTTCCAGCTTGTCGGCCAGCGCCACGGCGGTGCCCACGGGATTGCGCGGCAGCGTGTCGCCTGCGAAACGGGGTTTGTAGTGGTCTTCGATGGCATCGGCCACGTCCACGCCCAGGCCGTCGTTGAGCGCGTAGTAGCGGCCCATGGTGCCTTGCAGCTCGGGGAATTCACCCACCATGTCGGTGACCAGATCGGTCTTGGCCAGCAGCGCGGCCTGGTCGGCCTGCAGGGCCAGCGCCTCGCCGCCGAGTTGCAGGGCGATGGCTTTGGCAATGGCACGCACGCGCACCACGCGTTCGCCCTGCGAGCCCAGCTGGTTGTGGTAGACCACCTTGTCCAGCCCCGCCACGCGGGACTCCAGCGTCTTCTTGCGGTCCTGGTCGAAGAAAAACTTCGCATCGGCCAGGCGCGGGCGCACCACGCGTTCGTTGCCGCCGATGACCTGGCTGGGATCGGCCGGGCTGATGTTGCTGACGATCAGGAACTGGTGGGTCAGCTTGCCCGCCGCGTCCAGCAGCGGGAAGTACTTCTGGTTGGCCTTCATGGTCAGGATCAGGCATTCCTGCGGCACGCCGAGGAATTCTTCTTCGAAGCTGCAGACCAGCACATTGGGGCGCTCGACCAGGGCGGTCACTTCGTCCAGCAGCGCTTCATCTTCGATAGCACGCACGCCATTGCCAATCAGCGCAGCAGCCGCATTCAGCTGGCGCACGATGTCGGCCCGGCGGTCGGCAAAGCTGGCAATCACCGCGCCGTCGCGGGCCAGGGTTTCGGCGTAGCTGTCGGCATCTTTGAGCACCACAGGATCGACACTGGCTTCAAAGCGGTGGCCGTGGGTGGTGTTGCCAGACTGCAGGCCCAGGGCTTCCACGGGCACGATGTCGCTGCCATGCAACGCCACCAGGCCATGCGCGGGGCGCACAAAGCTGACGCTGGTCCAGCCGGGCTGGGCGCAGCCGCTGGCCAGCTGGTAGGTCATCACTTTCGGGATGGGCAGCTTGGCGATGGCTTCCAGCAGGGCTTTCTGCAGGCCTTCCTGCAGGCGGGCACCGGCCACGGTGCGCTCAAAAAACAGGGCTTCGGCCTTGCCGTCCAGGGCGCGCTTCAAACCGGCAACGGCTTCTGGCCCGGCACCCAGGGCCTGCAGCTTTTTCAGCAGCGCGGGCGTGGGCTGGCCATCGGCGCTCAGGCCCACGGCCACGGGCATCAGCTTGGCAGACACGGCCTTGTCGGCGGCAAAGGGGGCCACTGCAGTGATGTGCGCGGCCAGGCGGCGGGGCGAGGCGAAGGCGGTGAGCTGCGACTCGACGCTGGCCAGGCCCTGGGCCTTGAGTTGCTCCAGCAGTACGGCGGCAAACGCGTCGCCCAGTTTCTTGAGGGCCTTGGGTGGCAGCTCTTCAACGAACAGCTCCACCAGTAAATTTTGAACGCTCATAGGTACTGACATTTAAGCGGCTTTCTTTTCAATCTGGGCCAGGACTTCGGCGGCCCAGTCTTTGGGGGCCATCGGAAAGCCCAGGCGGGCGCGGCTATCCAGGTAGCTTTGCGCCACGCTGCGGGCCAGGTTGCGGATGCGGCCCATGTAGGCGGCGCGCTCGGTCACGCTGATGGCACCGCGGGCGTCCAGCAGGTTGAAGCTGTGCGCGGCTTTGAGCACCTGCTCGTAGGCGGGCAGCGCCAGGCTCTCGGTCACCAGGTGCTTGGCCTGCTTTTCGTGGGCGGTGAAGGCGGTGAACAGGAAGTCGGTGTCGCTGTGCTCGAAGTTGTAGGTGGATTGCTCCACCTCGTTCTGCTTGTACACGTCGCCATAGCTCAAACCGTCGGTCCAGACCAGGTTGTAGACGTTGTCCACGCCCTGCAGGTACATGGCCAGGCGCTCCAGGCCGTAGGTGATTTCGCCGGTGGCGGGCTTGCAGTCGATGCCGCCGACCTGCTGGAAGTAGGTGAACTGCGTGACTTCCATGCCGTTGAGCCAGACTTCCCAGCCCAGGCCCCAGGCACCCAGGGTGGGGTTTTCCCAGTCGTCTTCGACGAAGCGGATGTCGTTCTTTTTGAGGTCAAAGCCCAGCGCTTCGAGCGAGCCCAGGTACAGCTCCAGGATGTTGGCCGGGGCGGGCTTCAAGACCACCTGGTACTGGTAGTAGTGCTGCAGGCGGTTGGGGTTCTCGCCGTAGCGGCCATCCTTGGGGCGGCGGCTGGGCTGCACGTAGGCGGCTTTCCAGGGCTCCGGGCCGATTGCTCGCAAAAATGTAGCGGTATGCGACGTACCCGCGCCCACTTCCATATCGTAGGGCTGCAACAGCGCGCAGCCTTGATCAGCCCAGTAGGACTGCAGTGTCAAAATAATTTGCTGGAATGTCTTCATGGAGGTCTGCAAAGGGGGATCGCCGGGGGCGGCAATTTAACCTTTGATTTTACGGGGCTGTGGAATATGTCACGTAATACCGCCAGGCACGCCCATTGTGTGGCTCGCACTCGTTACATTCACACAGGTTGCGCAGAGGAAAAACAATGGACTTGGAACAAGCAGGCAGCAATTTCAGTTGGTTTATGGCGTACCTGATCGCCAGCATCTTGCTGATCATGGGTGTGGCGGCGGGGCTCATGCTGTGGCAGTACCGCAAGCAAAAACGCGAGCGGCGAACGACGGCGCGCATGGCCCGGGCCCGCGCACGGGCTTGGCGCGATGGCAAGCCCACCCCCTCCCAGCAAGCCAAACTTGAGCATAAAAAAGGCGCCTAGCGCTTATTCCATCAGCACGACAAGCTCCTCATTCAATAGCAAAACCCACCCACGAACAGAAGCATGGCGCTGCGGCGCCACCACCACCGGCCCAGGGCCCACCGCTTGCCAGGTGGTGCGAGGGGGTGGGGCTAAAGCAAAAAGAGCTGCTAGCGCTTATATAACAAGCACGAACAGCTCTTTTTTTTATAGCGAACAGTCCCTCAGCCAGACGTGTGCCCTGCCAGGACACCCGTGCAATGGGAGCCTGGGGGTGTTCAATATTCCCAGAAAATGCGCTGCAGTTCCTTGGTGTCGCTGGTCTTGGTCAAGGCCACCATAGCCAGGATGCGGGCCTTCTGGGGGCGCAGGTCGTGGGCCACGACCCAGTCGTACTTGTCGTCAGGCTGCTCGGCGTTGCGCAGCACAAAGCCGTCGGGCACGCGGGCGCTGCGGATCACGATGGCGCCGTCGGCACGTACTTTTTGCAGGTAGGGCACGATGCGGTCGGCCACCGAGCCGTTGCCGGGGCCGCCGTGGATCAGCGCCTTGATGCCGCTCTTGCCCAGGGCTTCGATGGCGGTAGGTGCCACGCCTTCGTAGCCCATGGCGATTTCCACGTTGGGCAGGCTGGTGATGGTGTCGATGTCGAACTCGGAGTTCATGGTGTGGCGCTTGACGGGGGCACGGAACCAGTAGTTCTTGCCTTCCACGATCATGCCCAAGGGGCCCCACTGGCTGGAGAACGCATTGGTCTTGATGTTGACGTTCTTGCTGACATCGCGGCCGCTGTCGATGGTGTCGTTCATGGTCAGGAGCACGCCCTTGCCCATGGCGTCCTTGCTGCCCGCCACGCTGACGGCGTCAAACAGATTCAACGCGCCGTCGGCCGACAAGGCCGTCCCCGGACGCATGGACGCCACCATCACGATGGGCTTGTTGGTGTGCTCCACCAGGGTCAGGAAGTAGGCGGTTTCTTCCACGGTGTCGGTGCCGTGGGTGATGACGATGCCGTCCACGTCGGCTTGCTTGGCCAGGGCCGAGACGCGCTTGGCCAGGGTCAGCAGGTTGTCGTTGGTCAGGCTTTCAGAGGCCACCTGGAACACCTGCTCGCCGCGCACATTGGCCACATTGGCCAGCTCGGGCAAACCGGCGATCAGCTTTTCCACACCCACCTTGGCCGCGGCGTAGGTGGCGCTGTTGAGGGCCGACGCACCGGCACCGGCGATGGTGCCGCCGGTGGCCAGGATCACCACATTGGGTTTGGCCGCCTGGGCATGGGCCAGGGTGGCAAGAGCCGACAGGGCCGCGATGGCAGCTCCGGCGACGAATTTTTCGATCTTGAAATGGGCGCGCATGGGAGGTTCTCAGGTGAAAGGGTTATGACAAAAAGCACCTCGTTTTCGAGGTGCCTGATGGTAGCGATGGGCACCAGAATTGGGTATGCAAGTCCCATGCCTTGTGCGTATAACCCCGTCACACTTCGGTCATAAGCTTATGTTGCGCACCGCTACCGCCCGTTTTACTTGAGGTGGTGCACCGGCCCCATGCCGTACACAGGGGTGGGAATACCCTCCATGCGCGCCTTCAGCTGCAGCGCCAAAAACTCCGAGTAGTGCCGCGACTGGTGCATGTTGCCGCCGTGGAACCACATCTGCGGCTGCGCCGTGGGCTTCC
This sequence is a window from Rhodoferax sp. WC2427. Protein-coding genes within it:
- a CDS encoding M48 family metallopeptidase is translated as MAPTDIALVAPEMDAHGPVLPAMVWGTVSEPTQFRHPAANREAQLPGALVAYAFKRSKRRSIGFVVGAQGLVVSAPKWVPLAEVDAAVRSKGGWIVQKLGQSQERQAQQQATRVAWQNGSAFPYLGQPLTLVLEPALHRAHKGALVIDNTLRLGLPLDAAPAQIRAAVHKWLLLQARALFVERLNHFAPLLGVQWKRLALSNATTRWGSASTLGSIRLNWRLLHHRMAVVDYVVVHELSHLRFMDHSAQFWATVASIVPGYAPLRAELRSVVVPRWDEL
- a CDS encoding lysophospholipid acyltransferase family protein, translated to MPFIRSVLHMLFLAVTVIPWASAVFVIRLFAGPTAVYWACARWLKLAVDSGTVILGIQNRITGMENLPTGALDSAVLLVKHQSTWEALLMPAIMPRPLAYVFKKELLYVPFFGWAMACMDMIHIDRSQGTQAFKKLVASGKRLVGQGTWIIMFPEGTRIDRGQVGEYKTGGTRLAIQCGVPVIPIAVTSAKCWPRKAFIKTPGIVDISIGKPIPSVGRRPDELMAEVQAWIEAEMRRLDPEAYR
- the gmhB gene encoding D-glycero-beta-D-manno-heptose 1,7-bisphosphate 7-phosphatase translates to MKLAILDRDGTINVDSDEFVKSPEEWLPLPGALEAIAKLNHAGWHVVVATNQSGLGRGLFDMAALNAMHAKMFKLLAAAGGKIDAVFFCPHAPDDGCHCRKPAPGLFEQIGERFGIDLHGVPTVGDSLRDLQAGVAVGCEPHVVLTGKAARFRGPGVLPPEFPVGTWIHQDLLAFATFLIHRELAAKTPAV
- a CDS encoding MBL fold metallo-hydrolase → MNLLEQQLHYPLGDALPAQGDTLAVAPGVRWIRMALPFALNHINLWLLEDEIDGQRGWSVVDCCISADASRAQWEAIFATQLGGLPILRVIVTHMHPDHIGLAAWLCARWNAPLWISATDYFVAEHNIAHSSGNGGPGAAEFFQKHGLSDPQAVDKIRARTGYFSAMVPSLPPSFVRMQDGQTLRIGGRDWRCISGYGHAPEHIALYCAQTRVLIGGDMMLPRISTNVSVFDVEPESNPLQQFLDSIDKFTPLHADTLTLPAHGKPFQGLHTRIQQLHDHHRDHLARVMAFAQQQPCSAADILPVLFTRVLDLHQTTFAMGEAVAHLHKLWVDGYLQRVRGADGVYRFGPTALAYPDSALLEPSEAVPVSA
- the glyS gene encoding glycine--tRNA ligase subunit beta, with the translated sequence MSVQNLLVELFVEELPPKALKKLGDAFAAVLLEQLKAQGLASVESQLTAFASPRRLAAHITAVAPFAADKAVSAKLMPVAVGLSADGQPTPALLKKLQALGAGPEAVAGLKRALDGKAEALFFERTVAGARLQEGLQKALLEAIAKLPIPKVMTYQLASGCAQPGWTSVSFVRPAHGLVALHGSDIVPVEALGLQSGNTTHGHRFEASVDPVVLKDADSYAETLARDGAVIASFADRRADIVRQLNAAAALIGNGVRAIEDEALLDEVTALVERPNVLVCSFEEEFLGVPQECLILTMKANQKYFPLLDAAGKLTHQFLIVSNISPADPSQVIGGNERVVRPRLADAKFFFDQDRKKTLESRVAGLDKVVYHNQLGSQGERVVRVRAIAKAIALQLGGEALALQADQAALLAKTDLVTDMVGEFPELQGTMGRYYALNDGLGVDVADAIEDHYKPRFAGDTLPRNPVGTAVALADKLETLVGMFGIGNLPTGDKDPFALRRHALGVIRMLTEQNLPLDVTALVEAAFAVLGDKCTAPREASVQALLTFMFERLGGSLREEGYSPQEVDAVLALRPQRLADIPKRLAAVRAFAALPEAAALAAANKRIGNILKKADTVDPHVSTVLLQEPAEIALFAAMQQVTPAAQAQFEAGDYTASLQSLAALRAPVDAFFDGVMVNAEAIDVRLNRLGLLQSLHNAMNRVADLSKLAS
- the glyQ gene encoding glycine--tRNA ligase subunit alpha; this encodes MKTFQQIILTLQSYWADQGCALLQPYDMEVGAGTSHTATFLRAIGPEPWKAAYVQPSRRPKDGRYGENPNRLQHYYQYQVVLKPAPANILELYLGSLEALGFDLKKNDIRFVEDDWENPTLGAWGLGWEVWLNGMEVTQFTYFQQVGGIDCKPATGEITYGLERLAMYLQGVDNVYNLVWTDGLSYGDVYKQNEVEQSTYNFEHSDTDFLFTAFTAHEKQAKHLVTESLALPAYEQVLKAAHSFNLLDARGAISVTERAAYMGRIRNLARSVAQSYLDSRARLGFPMAPKDWAAEVLAQIEKKAA
- a CDS encoding type II asparaginase, which gives rise to MRAHFKIEKFVAGAAIAALSALATLAHAQAAKPNVVILATGGTIAGAGASALNSATYAAAKVGVEKLIAGLPELANVANVRGEQVFQVASESLTNDNLLTLAKRVSALAKQADVDGIVITHGTDTVEETAYFLTLVEHTNKPIVMVASMRPGTALSADGALNLFDAVSVAGSKDAMGKGVLLTMNDTIDSGRDVSKNVNIKTNAFSSQWGPLGMIVEGKNYWFRAPVKRHTMNSEFDIDTITSLPNVEIAMGYEGVAPTAIEALGKSGIKALIHGGPGNGSVADRIVPYLQKVRADGAIVIRSARVPDGFVLRNAEQPDDKYDWVVAHDLRPQKARILAMVALTKTSDTKELQRIFWEY